A single genomic interval of Stieleria maiorica harbors:
- the katG gene encoding catalase/peroxidase HPI: MSSESGSQCPFPHAHSSKPVDMDNGGHDTTTKVTTRAATMGACPFRGTRVGGAIGSEPQLDHWWPNRLKVELLHQDPVQANPLSDLDYCQAFAEINYDELKSDIRELLHDSVDWWPCDYGNYGPQMIRMAWHSAGTYRIADGRGGAGGGMQRFAPINSWWDNGNTDKSRRLLWPIKRKYGAKLSWADLMILAGNVALEDMGFQTFGFAGGRIDQWEADSATYWGPEGWTGDEHVGHPNEMVTLDERWEGDPKQEHWDLENPVAATHQALIYVNPEGPGGNGDPMDSAREIRESFARMAMNDEETVALIAGGHAFGKSHGMVDPEKIGPAPEAASMQEMGLGWHNPVGTGNAEYTMTNGIEGSWTSHPTRWDNEYLQNLFTYEWKKTKSPTGALQWTPVDADARKTPDAHIEGKENALMMMTSDIALKEDPIYRKICERFLEDFDYFADAFSRAWYKLTHRDMGPIERYVGPEVPDQLLPWQDPVPPLDHELVNDSDIDGLKQKILSSGLTVSQLVAAAWASASTYRDSDKRGGANGARVRLEPQRSWDMNNPAELQNTLSTLEAIQGAFNDAQSGDKRISMADLIVLAGCAGVEKAARDSGVDVNVPFVAGRRDTTQELTDEPSFEWLQPVVDGFRNYRNDEVTYKIPPEHLFLDKAHLLKLTAPQWTALAGGLKVLAINYDGSHHGVFTGRPGQLTNDFFCVVTSMDFQWQPQSDDELLFNINDRQTGETKYTATRCDLVFGANAQLRQIAEVYAADDGHARLVNDFVKAWHKVMMLDRFDVPQERADAMSNC, encoded by the coding sequence ATGTCCTCCGAATCTGGATCGCAATGCCCCTTTCCACACGCTCACTCCTCAAAACCCGTCGACATGGACAACGGCGGTCATGATACGACGACCAAGGTGACAACGCGTGCCGCCACGATGGGAGCGTGTCCGTTTCGCGGAACACGCGTCGGCGGGGCGATCGGTTCGGAACCGCAATTGGATCACTGGTGGCCGAACCGGCTGAAGGTGGAACTGTTGCACCAAGATCCGGTGCAAGCCAATCCGCTGAGCGATCTGGATTACTGCCAGGCTTTTGCCGAAATCAACTACGATGAACTGAAGTCCGACATTCGGGAACTGCTCCATGATTCGGTTGACTGGTGGCCTTGCGACTACGGCAACTACGGACCTCAAATGATTCGCATGGCCTGGCACTCCGCGGGGACCTACCGCATCGCCGATGGGCGTGGAGGAGCAGGAGGAGGCATGCAACGTTTCGCGCCCATCAACTCGTGGTGGGACAACGGCAATACCGACAAGTCGCGACGTCTGCTGTGGCCGATCAAACGAAAGTACGGCGCCAAACTCAGTTGGGCCGACCTGATGATTCTGGCCGGCAATGTCGCCCTGGAAGACATGGGGTTTCAGACGTTTGGATTTGCCGGCGGTCGCATCGACCAGTGGGAGGCTGATTCGGCGACGTATTGGGGACCGGAAGGATGGACCGGCGACGAGCATGTCGGTCACCCCAATGAAATGGTCACGTTGGACGAACGTTGGGAAGGTGATCCCAAACAGGAGCACTGGGATCTGGAAAACCCGGTCGCGGCCACGCACCAGGCGCTGATCTACGTCAACCCGGAAGGCCCCGGCGGAAACGGCGATCCGATGGACAGTGCGCGAGAGATTCGTGAGAGTTTCGCGCGGATGGCGATGAACGACGAAGAAACCGTCGCGTTGATCGCCGGTGGTCACGCGTTTGGGAAGTCTCACGGCATGGTCGACCCCGAAAAAATCGGTCCGGCACCGGAAGCGGCGTCCATGCAAGAAATGGGGCTCGGTTGGCACAATCCGGTCGGTACCGGCAACGCAGAGTACACGATGACCAACGGGATCGAAGGCTCGTGGACCTCCCATCCAACTCGATGGGACAACGAGTACCTGCAGAACCTGTTCACCTACGAATGGAAAAAGACAAAGAGTCCGACCGGTGCCCTCCAGTGGACTCCGGTCGACGCCGACGCGCGTAAGACTCCTGATGCACACATCGAAGGCAAAGAAAACGCTTTGATGATGATGACGTCCGATATCGCGTTAAAAGAAGATCCCATCTATCGCAAGATTTGCGAACGTTTTCTGGAAGACTTCGACTACTTTGCCGATGCATTTTCGCGAGCCTGGTACAAGTTGACGCATCGCGATATGGGACCGATCGAGCGCTACGTCGGCCCGGAAGTTCCCGACCAGTTGTTGCCGTGGCAAGATCCCGTGCCGCCGCTGGATCATGAACTTGTCAACGATTCCGATATCGATGGATTGAAGCAAAAGATTCTCAGCAGCGGGCTGACGGTATCACAATTGGTCGCCGCGGCCTGGGCTTCCGCGTCGACCTACCGCGACAGCGACAAACGTGGCGGCGCGAACGGCGCCCGCGTTCGGCTGGAACCTCAACGGAGCTGGGATATGAACAATCCGGCTGAGCTGCAGAACACGCTGTCGACGCTTGAAGCAATCCAGGGTGCTTTCAATGATGCCCAATCAGGCGACAAAAGAATTTCGATGGCGGACTTAATCGTTTTGGCCGGATGCGCCGGCGTGGAAAAGGCTGCTCGGGATTCGGGGGTTGATGTCAACGTTCCATTCGTGGCCGGTCGGCGGGACACGACGCAAGAATTGACGGACGAACCGAGCTTTGAGTGGCTGCAACCCGTTGTCGATGGCTTTCGGAATTACCGCAACGACGAAGTCACGTACAAGATTCCGCCTGAGCACCTGTTCTTGGACAAAGCTCATTTGCTGAAATTAACAGCTCCCCAGTGGACGGCGTTGGCAGGGGGACTGAAGGTATTGGCCATCAACTATGACGGGTCGCATCATGGTGTCTTCACCGGACGTCCAGGTCAATTGACGAACGACTTTTTTTGCGTCGTGACGTCCATGGATTTCCAGTGGCAGCCGCAGAGTGACGACGAGCTGTTATTCAACATCAACGATCGACAGACGGGCGAAACCAAATACACCGCAACACGTTGCGACTTGGTATTCGGGGCGAACGCTCAACTCCGTCAAATCGCAGAAGTCTACGCTGCGGATGACGGCCATGCGCGTTTGGTAAACGATTTTGTCAAAGCGTGGCACAAGGTGATGATGCTCGACCGCTTTGATGTGCCCCAGGAGCGTGCCGACGCGATGTCGAATTGTTAA
- a CDS encoding SRPBCC domain-containing protein — protein MKPAAFKTPSDTQVQVVRSFHAPVESVWKSFTVPERGARWMLGPPGWSMPVCEMDFRIGGKYENRFRNEAEGTEFGWTGEFREIEPPTKIVQEESFELGDTDEAAVITITFEETGGVTTVATRIEYASKGARDAALAAGMAASMEMGYCRIDDLLTESS, from the coding sequence ATGAAGCCAGCCGCCTTCAAAACCCCCTCGGACACACAGGTCCAGGTCGTCAGAAGCTTCCACGCGCCCGTCGAATCGGTTTGGAAATCCTTCACCGTGCCCGAACGGGGCGCACGTTGGATGCTGGGACCGCCGGGCTGGTCGATGCCCGTCTGTGAGATGGACTTTCGAATCGGAGGAAAGTACGAAAACCGATTCCGCAACGAAGCCGAGGGCACCGAATTCGGCTGGACCGGTGAGTTTCGTGAAATCGAACCGCCGACAAAAATCGTTCAAGAAGAAAGCTTTGAACTCGGAGACACGGACGAGGCAGCCGTCATCACCATCACGTTTGAAGAGACGGGCGGGGTGACCACCGTCGCCACCCGGATTGAATATGCCTCCAAAGGGGCGCGCGATGCCGCTCTGGCGGCCGGCATGGCCGCGTCGATGGAAATGGGCTATTGCCGCATCGATGACTTGCTCACTGAGTCATCCTGA
- a CDS encoding group II truncated hemoglobin: MNPPTLYEQLGGEEKLRRIVDRFYDLMSELPETKTIRALHPSDLTESRNKLFKFLSGFFGGPSLYIEEYGHPRLRARHLPFPIGEDERDQWLLCMNRALDELVDNPLLVSQLKMTFFRTADHMRNRAN, from the coding sequence ATGAATCCCCCAACATTGTACGAGCAGCTCGGTGGCGAAGAGAAATTGCGCCGCATCGTCGATCGGTTTTACGATCTGATGTCGGAACTGCCCGAGACGAAGACCATTCGCGCACTCCATCCCAGCGACTTAACCGAATCGAGAAACAAGCTGTTCAAGTTTTTGTCGGGGTTTTTCGGCGGGCCGTCGCTGTATATCGAAGAATATGGTCATCCGAGGTTGCGAGCGCGGCACTTGCCGTTTCCGATCGGTGAAGACGAACGAGACCAATGGTTATTGTGCATGAATAGAGCACTCGACGAACTGGTCGACAACCCGCTGCTCGTTTCACAACTGAAGATGACATTCTTTCGGACGGCGGACCACATGCGCAACCGCGCCAATTGA
- a CDS encoding autotransporter family protein — MIVDSAADSGTGSLREALTNAAAGDRIVFDFPVDTTITLSSDLPSITGNLSFTTRDPINVTIDRAGVAGALNLAGGTIDPTNLNVANPVDDPDFVVASGVTVVGNGTVTGDIGPSGTAFGTLSPGANANAGTIGIFDVDGDLDLTGGTVQLDLSTSGGTTTSDRVTVSGTATVDSADLSIRFNGDQFAAGQTFLVLDAGTISGTLSSPTPPIDVPDRPFLELVFDSSLPANQIGFAIQDNGAPFSTVVTGCNQLSAVEVFEDLRGSSHTGVDALVNSAGETMVAAANAISGSIYPSLIGAEIVHIQNNIESIRDRVLLQRYDGVRPPAIMSWARAYGVSASTEEDHCETPGYYQEFGGMELGLGLSNKNGLSSHLFAHLGGGKLEMSGVEQHADIESYRGGGSIEYVGDSLYLLAAGGGGVQTYDVNRSFSVIEGSTAAQSSFDGTAGFAYFETGTVFVWQAISWVPYLGLHGSRVELDAINETGDVDFALTNPGGSGDSMRGVLGLGMEQSGGLGNVVATTRVRFGWMHEYLDPNEIFVSSVANTSVMSQLTDRGVDAGRDWGFVRAQLDLFRFLGGQASIAYQGQANSRSSFNSLAGGVQWVR; from the coding sequence TTGATTGTCGATAGTGCCGCGGATTCGGGCACCGGGTCATTGCGAGAGGCGCTGACAAATGCAGCGGCGGGCGATCGGATCGTTTTCGACTTTCCGGTCGATACAACGATCACGCTTTCGAGTGACTTGCCGTCGATCACAGGTAATCTGTCTTTTACAACAAGGGACCCGATCAACGTTACCATCGACCGCGCCGGCGTCGCCGGTGCATTGAACCTGGCTGGTGGCACGATTGATCCCACAAACTTGAATGTGGCCAACCCAGTTGACGACCCGGATTTTGTCGTCGCTTCCGGCGTGACGGTCGTTGGAAATGGTACCGTCACGGGCGACATCGGGCCGAGCGGCACGGCATTTGGAACCTTGTCGCCCGGTGCGAATGCGAACGCTGGTACGATCGGCATCTTCGATGTGGACGGTGATCTAGATCTGACCGGGGGCACCGTCCAGTTGGATCTCAGCACTTCCGGTGGCACGACGACATCCGACCGTGTGACCGTCTCTGGAACTGCGACCGTTGATTCGGCTGATCTGTCGATTCGATTCAACGGTGATCAGTTCGCCGCCGGCCAAACTTTCCTTGTGTTGGATGCAGGGACGATCTCAGGAACACTTTCAAGCCCGACACCACCAATTGACGTGCCGGACCGCCCCTTTCTGGAATTGGTCTTTGATTCTTCGTTGCCTGCCAATCAGATCGGGTTCGCCATTCAAGACAACGGGGCGCCGTTTTCAACCGTTGTGACCGGGTGCAACCAACTGTCCGCTGTCGAGGTGTTTGAGGACTTGCGAGGCAGCTCCCACACAGGAGTGGACGCGCTCGTGAACTCCGCCGGCGAGACAATGGTCGCCGCGGCGAACGCGATTTCGGGATCAATCTACCCGTCACTGATCGGTGCCGAAATCGTCCACATTCAGAACAACATAGAATCGATTCGCGATCGCGTGCTGCTGCAACGCTACGACGGAGTCCGCCCGCCGGCGATCATGTCATGGGCGAGGGCCTACGGTGTGTCCGCCAGCACGGAAGAAGATCATTGCGAGACACCCGGCTACTACCAAGAGTTTGGGGGAATGGAGTTGGGGTTGGGGCTCAGCAACAAGAACGGGCTGTCGTCACACCTTTTCGCTCACTTGGGTGGTGGGAAGCTCGAAATGTCTGGCGTCGAACAACATGCTGACATCGAGTCATACCGCGGCGGCGGATCCATCGAGTACGTGGGCGATTCTCTGTACTTACTTGCCGCTGGTGGCGGGGGCGTACAAACCTACGACGTGAATCGGTCGTTCTCGGTGATCGAAGGTTCAACGGCCGCCCAAAGCTCGTTCGATGGTACAGCAGGATTTGCCTACTTTGAGACTGGAACGGTTTTTGTGTGGCAAGCCATCAGTTGGGTTCCCTACCTCGGGCTTCACGGTTCGCGGGTGGAATTGGACGCAATCAATGAAACGGGAGATGTTGATTTCGCACTGACCAACCCAGGCGGCAGCGGTGACTCAATGCGAGGCGTGTTGGGGCTTGGAATGGAGCAATCCGGAGGGTTGGGGAACGTTGTGGCGACCACCCGCGTTCGTTTCGGGTGGATGCACGAGTATCTCGATCCCAATGAGATTTTCGTTTCGAGTGTCGCAAACACATCGGTGATGTCCCAACTGACCGACCGCGGCGTCGACGCCGGGCGTGACTGGGGATTCGTGAGGGCACAACTCGATCTGTTCCGATTCTTGGGCGGTCAGGCTTCGATCGCCTACCAAGGGCAAGCCAACTCCAGGTCGTCCTTCAACTCGCTTGCGGGCGGCGTTCAATGGGTTCGGTAA
- a CDS encoding SMP domain-containing protein, whose translation MTNPYRPPESRSSHSDERKPIQWRGYLISGGAIVAGIVIVLVIELLGIKGELRNYVLIGLLLIGSLVGSHLVEKTKRNNK comes from the coding sequence ATGACCAATCCCTATCGCCCGCCCGAATCGCGTAGTTCGCATTCCGATGAGCGAAAACCAATTCAATGGCGAGGCTACCTCATTTCAGGGGGAGCGATTGTCGCCGGAATCGTGATCGTATTGGTGATCGAACTGTTGGGCATCAAGGGCGAATTGCGAAACTACGTGTTGATTGGGTTGCTGCTGATCGGTTCCCTCGTCGGTTCCCACTTGGTTGAAAAAACCAAGCGGAACAATAAGTAG